A window from SAR202 cluster bacterium encodes these proteins:
- the pyrR gene encoding bifunctional pyr operon transcriptional regulator/uracil phosphoribosyltransferase PyrR — MSSKILMTEDDLRRVLSRMAHQVLERHKGVDDLVLAGIPTRGLPIAQRLAQKLLDLEGDAVPVVCLDPRPFRDDRSNHSNGPVKAAPLSAPVAGRKVIIVDDVLFTGRTSRAALDALTHAGRPGLVELAVLVDRGHRELPIRADYVGKNLPTSMSERIQVRLKEVDGVDQVALIRYREE, encoded by the coding sequence ATAAGCTCAAAAATACTGATGACCGAGGACGACCTGCGCCGCGTCCTCTCCCGCATGGCCCACCAGGTGCTGGAACGCCACAAAGGCGTCGATGACCTGGTGCTGGCCGGCATCCCCACCCGAGGCCTCCCCATAGCCCAGCGCCTCGCCCAAAAGCTCCTCGATTTAGAGGGCGACGCCGTCCCCGTGGTGTGCCTCGACCCCCGGCCCTTCCGCGACGACCGGTCCAACCACTCCAACGGCCCGGTCAAGGCGGCTCCCCTATCCGCACCCGTCGCCGGTCGAAAAGTCATTATCGTTGACGATGTGCTGTTCACGGGCCGCACCTCCAGGGCTGCTCTTGACGCCCTCACCCACGCCGGCCGCCCCGGCCTGGTGGAGCTGGCGGTGCTGGTGGACAGGGGACATCGCGAGCTGCCCATCCGCGCCGACTACGTCGGCAAAAATCTGCCCACGTCGATGTCCGAGCGGATCCAGGTGCGATTGAAGGAAGTCGATGGCGTTGACCAGGTAGCCCTTATTCGCTACAGGGAGGAGTAG
- the pdxS gene encoding pyridoxal 5'-phosphate synthase lyase subunit PdxS, protein METGTTGTWKVKVGLAQMLKGGVIMDVVTADQAKIAEDAGACAVMALERVPADIRAAGGVARMSDPTKIIEIQEAVTIPVMAKCRIGHFVEAQVLEALGIDYIDESEVLTPADEDHHVLKHDFKVPFVCGCRNLGEALRRISEGAAMIRTKGEAGTGDVVEAVRHNRTVQDEIRKIKNMLDEELPTEAKNLGAPIELVREVKKLGRLPVVNFSAGGVATPSDAALMMQLGSDGVFVGSGIFKSENPAKMAKAIVQATTHFREPKIVAEVSKGLGTPMSGIAVKSLTDKQLLATRGW, encoded by the coding sequence ATGGAGACAGGTACTACAGGTACTTGGAAGGTCAAAGTTGGACTGGCCCAGATGCTAAAGGGCGGCGTTATCATGGATGTGGTCACCGCTGACCAGGCTAAGATTGCTGAAGATGCCGGCGCCTGCGCCGTCATGGCCCTGGAGCGTGTGCCCGCCGACATCCGAGCCGCCGGCGGCGTCGCCAGAATGTCCGACCCCACTAAGATCATCGAAATCCAGGAGGCCGTGACTATTCCCGTCATGGCCAAGTGCCGCATCGGTCACTTTGTAGAAGCCCAGGTCCTGGAAGCTCTAGGCATCGACTATATAGACGAGTCGGAAGTCCTCACCCCCGCCGACGAAGACCACCACGTTTTGAAGCACGACTTCAAGGTGCCCTTCGTCTGCGGCTGCCGCAATCTGGGCGAGGCCCTGCGCCGCATATCCGAGGGCGCGGCCATGATCCGCACCAAGGGCGAGGCTGGCACCGGCGACGTGGTAGAGGCCGTCAGGCACAACCGCACCGTGCAGGACGAGATTCGTAAGATTAAGAACATGCTGGATGAGGAGCTGCCTACCGAGGCCAAGAACCTGGGCGCTCCCATTGAGCTGGTGAGGGAAGTGAAGAAGCTGGGACGCCTGCCCGTGGTGAACTTCTCCGCCGGCGGCGTCGCCACACCCTCCGATGCCGCGCTGATGATGCAGCTAGGCTCCGACGGCGTGTTTGTAGGCTCCGGCATCTTCAAGTCGGAGAACCCCGCCAAGATGGCTAAGGCTATTGTTCAGGCCACCACCCACTTCCGTGAGCCCAAGATTGTGGCCGAGGTCTCCAAGGGCTTGGGAACGCCCATGTCCGGCATCGCCGTAAAGAGCCTGACTGATAAGCAGCTACTGGCTACGCGAGGCTGGTAA
- the pdxT gene encoding pyridoxal 5'-phosphate synthase glutaminase subunit PdxT, with product MKNKEKLIVGVLAVQGDFAEHIAILKKIGVETREVRLPKDLDGVDAVIIPGGESTTLRKLFDLYGLTDAVTRVAKKGTPIWGTCAGMIMLADRLTDDRPEPLHLMDITVTRNAFGRQVDSFEADIDFPKVGKKPFRAVFIRAPAIDKVEEGVEILGKLSDGSPVALQQGNLLVTSFHPELTEDTRFHKFFLSLVKPANGRNRYKD from the coding sequence TTGAAAAATAAGGAAAAGCTAATAGTAGGTGTCCTCGCCGTTCAGGGGGACTTCGCCGAGCACATCGCCATTCTTAAAAAGATAGGCGTCGAGACGCGGGAAGTCCGCCTCCCCAAAGACCTGGACGGCGTGGACGCAGTCATTATCCCCGGCGGCGAGAGCACCACCCTTCGCAAGCTCTTCGACCTCTACGGACTGACCGACGCCGTGACCAGGGTCGCCAAGAAGGGGACGCCCATCTGGGGCACCTGCGCAGGCATGATTATGCTGGCCGACAGGCTGACCGACGACCGTCCAGAGCCTCTCCATTTAATGGACATCACCGTTACTCGAAACGCCTTCGGACGGCAGGTGGACAGCTTTGAGGCGGACATAGATTTCCCCAAGGTCGGCAAGAAGCCTTTCAGGGCTGTCTTTATAAGAGCGCCCGCAATTGATAAAGTAGAAGAAGGGGTTGAGATTCTCGGAAAGCTCTCAGATGGCTCTCCGGTGGCCCTCCAGCAGGGAAACCTTCTGGTGACCTCCTTCCATCCTGAGCTGACTGAGGACACTCGGTTCCACAAATTTTTCTTGAGCTTGGTTAAACCGGCTAATGGAAGAAATAGATATAAGGACTAA
- a CDS encoding AAA family ATPase, with protein sequence MEEIDIRTNQPGPKVLQEHSPPTSESPPQREKLVRDDLELLLACLPHRVVEPLRQRPNLSDLLEVVLDLGRLPEARFPDSDLVLDYREISQEDLDYVIQRVGDFGEDNRAGIERTLHRISVMRNRKGRILGVTCRVGRAVFGTIRIIEDLVFSGKSILLLGRPGVGKTTMLREVARVLAETARRRVIVVDTSNEIAGDGDIPHPAIGRARRMQVASPSQQHNVMIEAVENHMPQVIIIDEMGTELEAAAARTIAERGVQLVATAHGNTLDNLILNPTLSDLVGGIQSVTLGDEEARARGTQKTVLERKAPPTFEVVVEIQSWDKVAVHDDVAKVVDAWLRGYPLAPEVRSIDDLGRVRKERHAAVTRDVGVSQQGQGRERKGYKRRERESARGGRRWEDSGGRVEEEPEEREVREIPGTRVFPFGVGRDRIEQAADDLGMSVDVVNEMRNADLILTTKTHYKRGARLIHSAEQAGKPVYVVRKNSASQVQQVLRSLQRNGSSNGHEDESLEGALQETHEAARRVLQGEEFVDLAPQRAYIRRLQHLLADQYNLSSTSSGADPNRHVRLMSK encoded by the coding sequence ATGGAAGAAATAGATATAAGGACTAACCAGCCAGGGCCAAAAGTGTTGCAAGAACATTCACCGCCTACTAGCGAGAGTCCTCCCCAAAGGGAAAAACTCGTCCGAGACGATCTAGAGCTTCTGCTTGCTTGCCTGCCCCATCGCGTAGTCGAACCCCTCCGCCAGCGGCCCAACCTCAGCGACCTCCTGGAAGTTGTACTTGACCTGGGACGTCTGCCCGAAGCCCGATTCCCTGACTCAGACCTGGTCCTCGATTACCGCGAAATCAGCCAGGAGGACCTGGATTATGTAATTCAGCGCGTGGGGGACTTTGGCGAGGACAACCGCGCGGGCATTGAGCGGACGCTTCACCGAATATCAGTCATGCGGAACCGCAAAGGCCGCATTCTGGGCGTCACCTGCCGCGTGGGCCGCGCGGTGTTTGGCACTATTCGCATCATTGAAGACCTGGTGTTCTCAGGCAAGAGCATCCTGCTGCTGGGAAGACCTGGCGTCGGCAAGACCACCATGCTGCGCGAGGTTGCCCGTGTGCTGGCGGAGACGGCGCGCAGACGCGTTATTGTTGTGGACACCTCCAACGAAATCGCCGGCGACGGCGACATACCCCACCCCGCCATTGGCCGCGCCCGCCGCATGCAGGTCGCGTCGCCCAGCCAGCAGCATAACGTGATGATCGAGGCGGTGGAGAACCACATGCCGCAGGTCATTATCATCGACGAGATGGGGACGGAGCTGGAGGCGGCGGCGGCCCGCACCATTGCCGAGCGAGGCGTCCAGCTGGTCGCCACCGCTCACGGCAACACCCTCGATAACCTTATATTGAACCCGACGCTGTCAGACCTGGTGGGCGGCATCCAGTCGGTTACCCTGGGCGACGAGGAGGCCCGTGCGCGCGGCACCCAGAAGACGGTATTAGAGCGCAAGGCTCCTCCCACCTTTGAGGTAGTGGTGGAGATACAGAGCTGGGACAAGGTGGCAGTTCACGACGACGTAGCCAAGGTGGTGGACGCCTGGCTTCGGGGCTACCCCCTGGCGCCGGAGGTCAGGTCGATTGATGACCTGGGGCGCGTGAGGAAAGAACGCCACGCCGCCGTCACCCGAGACGTAGGCGTGTCCCAGCAAGGCCAGGGACGAGAGCGGAAGGGTTATAAGCGCCGCGAGCGGGAGTCCGCCCGCGGAGGCCGGCGGTGGGAGGATTCGGGCGGGAGAGTCGAGGAGGAGCCTGAGGAACGAGAGGTGAGGGAGATTCCGGGGACGCGGGTGTTCCCCTTCGGCGTAGGCCGCGACCGCATAGAGCAGGCGGCGGACGACCTTGGGATGTCGGTGGACGTGGTCAACGAGATGCGCAACGCCGACCTCATCCTTACCACCAAGACCCACTACAAGCGCGGCGCGCGCCTTATTCACAGCGCCGAGCAGGCCGGAAAGCCTGTGTACGTGGTGCGCAAGAACTCGGCCTCCCAGGTGCAGCAGGTGCTTCGCAGCCTGCAACGCAACGGCTCCTCCAACGGGCATGAGGACGAGTCGCTGGAAGGCGCTTTGCAGGAGACCCACGAGGCGGCGCGGCGGGTGCTGCAAGGGGAGGAGTTCGTGGACCTGGCGCCGCAGCGGGCTTATATCCGACGCCTGCAACACTTGCTGGCGGACCAGTACAACCTCTCCTCCACCTCCAGCGGCGCCGACCCTAACCGCCACGTCCGGCTTATGTCCAAGTAA
- the tmk gene encoding dTMP kinase yields the protein MAPFIVFEGIDGSGKSTQAYAFHQALLKKGYDAILTREPGGTPLGETIAHWLKTVPERTNLSELFLFAASRAQHVSQLIKPSLAKGKVVVCDRFTASTLAYQGYGRGLDLSLIRRVNADAAAGLEPTLTVLLDAPVEVIVHRKKGTKQDVIESSGREFLQRVRDGYLALAEESPESWVVVDGRGSREEVAEKVRKAVDKTLTGMA from the coding sequence GTGGCCCCTTTCATCGTTTTCGAGGGGATTGACGGCTCGGGCAAGAGCACCCAGGCCTACGCCTTCCATCAGGCGCTGCTGAAGAAGGGCTACGACGCTATTCTGACGCGAGAGCCCGGCGGCACGCCCCTGGGCGAGACCATTGCCCATTGGCTCAAGACCGTTCCAGAGCGCACCAACCTGTCCGAGCTGTTCTTATTCGCCGCCAGCCGCGCCCAGCACGTGTCGCAGCTTATAAAGCCGTCGCTGGCCAAGGGCAAGGTGGTGGTGTGCGACCGGTTTACCGCGTCGACGCTGGCCTACCAGGGCTACGGCCGCGGGCTGGACCTGTCGCTGATTCGACGCGTCAACGCCGATGCCGCCGCCGGCCTAGAGCCGACGCTGACGGTGCTGCTGGACGCGCCTGTGGAGGTCATTGTCCATCGCAAGAAAGGCACCAAGCAGGACGTGATAGAGAGTTCCGGACGGGAGTTCCTGCAACGCGTCCGGGACGGCTATCTGGCGCTGGCTGAGGAGTCGCCTGAATCGTGGGTGGTGGTGGACGGGCGGGGGAGCCGTGAGGAGGTGGCGGAGAAGGTGCGGAAGGCGGTTGACAAGACGTTAACTGGTATGGCGTAG
- a CDS encoding alpha/beta hydrolase, which produces MAHARVNGINLYYELKGASGEPLVLVHGSWGNSNNWDMVFGPLSESFRVLTYDRRGHSRSERPAGQGSVHEDIADLAALVEHLGLAPAHIAGNSFGASIVLGCAAKNPGLFRSLIAHEPPLFSVIDGEPKFRDMLRETKARIGSVIERLKQGDMAGGAEQFVNTVAFGPGAWERLPAVTKETFISNAVTFLDEANDPDALSIDLKGLSKFTRPELISHGDSSPPFFSPIAAGIAKSIPGSTQKTITGAGHVPHLSHPTDYVAMVKGFVQSVRAKGKPGARRR; this is translated from the coding sequence ATAGCGCACGCCCGTGTAAACGGTATCAATCTCTATTACGAACTTAAGGGGGCTTCAGGCGAGCCGCTGGTCCTGGTCCACGGCTCCTGGGGCAACTCCAACAACTGGGACATGGTCTTCGGCCCGCTGTCCGAGTCCTTTCGTGTCCTTACCTATGACCGCCGCGGGCATAGCCGCAGCGAACGGCCAGCGGGTCAGGGAAGCGTCCATGAGGACATCGCAGACCTGGCGGCACTGGTTGAGCATCTTGGCTTAGCGCCAGCCCATATCGCCGGGAACTCCTTCGGCGCTTCGATTGTCCTGGGATGTGCGGCTAAGAATCCAGGGTTGTTCCGCTCACTTATCGCGCACGAGCCGCCGCTCTTCTCAGTTATTGATGGGGAGCCAAAGTTTCGGGATATGCTGCGAGAGACCAAGGCTCGGATAGGAAGTGTCATCGAGCGGCTAAAGCAGGGCGATATGGCAGGCGGCGCAGAACAGTTTGTGAACACAGTGGCATTCGGTCCGGGGGCATGGGAACGTCTACCCGCAGTGACAAAAGAAACGTTTATAAGTAATGCAGTTACCTTCCTGGACGAGGCGAATGACCCGGATGCGTTGTCTATTGACCTCAAGGGCCTGTCCAAGTTCACGCGCCCAGAGCTCATTTCCCATGGCGACAGCAGCCCGCCCTTCTTCTCGCCCATTGCCGCTGGAATCGCCAAATCGATCCCAGGCAGCACTCAAAAGACCATAACAGGTGCGGGCCACGTCCCCCATCTGAGTCACCCAACGGATTACGTGGCGATGGTCAAAGGGTTTGTTCAGTCAGTGAGAGCGAAGG